In one window of Patescibacteria group bacterium DNA:
- the atpD gene encoding F0F1 ATP synthase subunit beta, with translation MSENNKITGRVKQVIGAVVDVHFEGELPAIYDALEIKTKDGKLVLEVAQHIGFGVVRTIAMGTTDGLKRDDEVVATGEGISVPVGNETLGRIFDVLGNAVDGKDTPKTDKKYEIHRKAPDFTEQSTKTEILETGIKVIDLICPIAKGGKVGLFGGAGVGKTVIIQEFINNIAKAHGGYSVFAGVGERTREGNDLYHEMKDAGVLDKVAMVFGQMNEPPGARARVALSGLSMAEYFRDEQNQDVLFFVDNIFRFTQAGSEVSTLLGRMPSAVGYQPTLATEMGELQERITSTTKGSITSIQAVYVPADDLTDPAPATTFAHLDSTVVLNRSLSELGIYPAVDPLDSSSIILDPKIVGEEHYRVAQGVQKVLQKYKDLQDIIAILGMEELSDEDKLIVTRARKIQRFLSQPFHVAETFTGHPGKYVKVADTIKGFGEILDGKHDDKSEGDFYMKGGIEEVGA, from the coding sequence ATGAGTGAAAATAATAAAATAACAGGCAGAGTGAAGCAAGTCATCGGCGCGGTGGTCGATGTTCATTTTGAGGGTGAGTTGCCAGCGATTTATGATGCCTTGGAGATCAAGACCAAGGATGGTAAATTGGTTTTGGAGGTGGCACAACACATTGGTTTTGGTGTCGTGAGAACAATCGCGATGGGCACAACTGATGGTTTAAAAAGAGACGACGAGGTAGTTGCAACAGGCGAGGGTATTTCCGTGCCGGTTGGTAACGAAACTTTGGGTCGTATTTTTGATGTCTTGGGCAACGCCGTTGACGGCAAGGACACGCCGAAGACTGATAAGAAATACGAAATTCATCGCAAGGCTCCGGATTTTACTGAGCAATCAACCAAAACTGAAATTTTGGAAACTGGTATCAAGGTTATCGACTTGATTTGTCCGATTGCCAAAGGTGGTAAAGTTGGTTTGTTTGGTGGTGCCGGCGTAGGTAAGACAGTTATTATTCAAGAATTTATTAACAACATTGCTAAAGCGCATGGTGGTTATTCGGTATTTGCTGGTGTGGGCGAGAGAACGCGTGAGGGCAATGATCTTTATCACGAAATGAAAGACGCGGGTGTGTTGGATAAAGTAGCGATGGTCTTCGGTCAAATGAATGAACCGCCTGGAGCGCGTGCGCGTGTGGCCTTGTCTGGTTTGTCGATGGCGGAATACTTTCGTGATGAACAAAATCAAGACGTGTTATTTTTCGTTGATAATATTTTCCGTTTCACTCAAGCTGGTTCCGAGGTATCAACCTTGTTAGGTCGTATGCCTTCTGCGGTTGGTTACCAACCAACTTTGGCAACTGAAATGGGTGAATTGCAAGAACGTATTACTTCAACTACCAAGGGTTCGATTACTTCGATTCAAGCGGTATACGTGCCAGCCGACGACTTGACTGATCCAGCGCCAGCGACAACTTTCGCTCATCTTGATTCAACTGTGGTATTGAACAGAAGTTTGTCTGAGCTGGGTATTTATCCGGCAGTTGATCCTTTGGATTCATCATCTATTATTCTTGATCCGAAAATTGTGGGCGAAGAACATTATCGCGTAGCTCAAGGCGTGCAAAAAGTTTTGCAGAAATATAAAGATTTGCAAGATATTATCGCTATTTTGGGTATGGAGGAATTGTCTGATGAAGATAAATTAATCGTAACTAGAGCGCGTAAGATTCAAAGATTCTTGTCACAACCATTTCACGTGGCGGAAACTTTCACCGGTCATCCTGGTAAATATGTGAAGGTGGCTGACACTATCAAGGGCTTTGGTGAAATCTTGGACGGCAAGCATGATGATAAGAGTGAAGGTGATTTCTATATGAAAGGCGGAATTGAAGAGGTTGGTGCATAA
- a CDS encoding F0F1 ATP synthase subunit epsilon: MSNTIQFEIVTPERTVMKDVITQVTVPTKEGEITVLPKHIPLVSILAPGVIELKNEAGETKIMSVSGGFVEVLHNKVVILADSAERAEEINEERAEEARRRAEEARKNPKFEDKYANVSAAIAKELARTKASRRWKAMK, translated from the coding sequence ATGTCAAATACAATACAATTCGAAATCGTAACTCCAGAACGAACAGTGATGAAGGATGTGATTACGCAAGTAACGGTTCCAACTAAAGAGGGAGAAATCACCGTTTTGCCAAAGCATATACCCTTGGTCTCTATTTTGGCGCCTGGAGTTATTGAATTAAAGAATGAAGCTGGTGAGACAAAGATTATGTCTGTGTCTGGTGGCTTTGTGGAAGTCCTGCACAACAAGGTGGTGATTTTGGCAGACAGTGCGGAACGTGCGGAAGAGATTAATGAAGAGAGAGCTGAAGAGGCACGTCGACGTGCAGAAGAAGCGAGAAAGAATCCTAAATTTGAAGATAAGTATGCCAATGTCTCTGCGGCGATTGCGAAGGAGTTGGCGAGAACCAAGGCATCACGTCGTTGGAAGGCAATGAAATAA
- the atpA gene encoding F0F1 ATP synthase subunit alpha, producing MSITKDFIVEQLKNQITEFKSGVKEQTIGRVVEVGDGIVRVTGISDVMMSEMIEFKTKDGSVFGVALNLEEDSVGVIILGDSLMIKEGDAAATTKRILEVPVGESLVGRVVDPLGQALDGKGEIVGEKHYPVEKIAPGVITRQSVSQPVQTGIKAIDSMIPIGRGQRELIIGDRQIGKTAIAIDTIINQKGQNMKCIYVAIGQKESKIANIVGKLQEGGAMDYTTIVLAGASDPASLSYIAPYAGTAMAEYFLDKGEDVLIVYDDLSKHAVAYREISLLLKRPPGREAYPGDVFYLHSRLLERSCRLNKDFGGGSITALPIIETQAGDVSAYIPTNVISITDGQIYLEPDLFYQGKRPAVNAGLSVSRVGSAAQTKAMKKVAGKIRLQAAQYRELAAFAQFGSDLDEETKMKLNRGERLIEVFKQDQYNPIPHAHQVIIFYALINGYMDNVPVNKIMQFEKGMLTYIDDMDASVCKMIDEKGELFADVEEKMKKLIEDYKGTLDYIVK from the coding sequence ATGTCTATAACAAAAGATTTCATTGTTGAACAATTGAAAAATCAAATAACCGAGTTTAAGTCGGGAGTAAAAGAGCAGACTATTGGCCGTGTGGTTGAAGTCGGAGATGGTATCGTGCGCGTTACCGGTATCTCAGATGTAATGATGTCGGAGATGATTGAGTTTAAAACCAAAGATGGTTCTGTTTTTGGTGTAGCCTTGAATTTGGAAGAAGACAGTGTAGGTGTAATTATTTTGGGCGACTCTTTGATGATTAAGGAAGGTGATGCGGCGGCGACAACGAAGCGTATTTTGGAAGTGCCAGTAGGTGAGTCTTTGGTTGGGCGCGTAGTTGATCCTTTGGGACAAGCCTTGGATGGTAAGGGTGAGATTGTTGGTGAAAAACATTATCCAGTAGAAAAAATCGCACCAGGTGTGATTACTCGTCAATCAGTAAGTCAGCCAGTGCAAACCGGTATCAAGGCGATTGATTCGATGATTCCGATTGGACGTGGACAACGTGAATTAATTATTGGTGATAGACAGATTGGTAAGACTGCGATTGCGATTGATACTATTATTAATCAAAAAGGGCAGAATATGAAATGTATTTATGTGGCGATTGGACAAAAGGAATCCAAGATTGCTAATATTGTTGGTAAATTACAAGAAGGTGGCGCAATGGATTATACAACTATCGTATTGGCGGGTGCTTCTGACCCAGCGTCATTATCATATATCGCTCCTTACGCTGGAACAGCGATGGCAGAATATTTCTTGGACAAGGGTGAAGATGTGTTAATTGTTTATGATGATTTGAGTAAGCACGCTGTGGCTTATCGTGAAATTTCTTTGCTTTTGAAACGACCACCAGGACGTGAAGCGTACCCTGGTGATGTGTTTTATCTTCATTCTCGTTTATTGGAAAGATCTTGCCGTTTGAACAAAGATTTTGGTGGTGGTTCAATCACAGCTTTACCGATTATTGAAACGCAAGCTGGTGACGTGTCTGCTTATATTCCAACTAACGTAATTTCAATTACTGATGGACAGATTTATTTGGAACCGGATTTATTTTATCAAGGTAAGCGACCAGCGGTGAATGCCGGTTTGTCCGTATCTCGTGTGGGCTCTGCCGCGCAAACAAAGGCGATGAAGAAAGTGGCAGGCAAGATTCGTTTGCAAGCCGCGCAATATCGTGAGTTAGCTGCTTTTGCTCAGTTCGGATCTGATTTGGATGAGGAAACTAAAATGAAATTGAATCGTGGTGAAAGGTTGATTGAAGTCTTTAAACAAGATCAGTATAATCCGATTCCACACGCACATCAAGTGATTATTTTTTATGCTTTGATTAATGGTTATATGGATAACGTGCCCGTGAATAAGATTATGCAATTTGAAAAAGGCATGTTGACCTATATTGATGATATGGATGCTAGTGTTTGTAAAATGATTGATGAGAAAGGTGAGTTGTTCGCTGATGTTGAAGAGAAAATGAAAAAATTAATTGAAGATTATAAAGGGACTTTAGATTATATCGTTAAATAG
- the groL gene encoding chaperonin GroEL (60 kDa chaperone family; promotes refolding of misfolded polypeptides especially under stressful conditions; forms two stacked rings of heptamers to form a barrel-shaped 14mer; ends can be capped by GroES; misfolded proteins enter the barrel where they are refolded when GroES binds): MSKQIIYNDEARAALKRGVDKLANAVKVTMGPKGRNVVIDKGFGGPTITKDGVSVAREITLEDKFENLGAEMIKEVASKTNDIAGDGTTTATVLAQAMITEGIKLVTAGVDPIELRTEMEKKVKSIVAELKKMSKLITTKDEIAQVASISANDKEIGNIIAEAMESVGKDGVITIEEGQSFGVEKVVVEGMQFDKGYVSPYMVTNPETMKAEYANAYLLLTDKKISTIGEILPLLEKMAQSGRKELVIIADAIEGEALSTLVVNKLRGSFNVLGIKAPGFGDRRKAMLGDLAVLTGGKMISEEVGLKLEDVEIADLGQADKVISGKDNTTIIGGRGDEKEIKNRADHIRRELANSNKEYDIEGLQERLAKIAGGVAIIKVGAATESEMKEKKDRIEDALNATRAAVAEGVVPGGGLALALAGNAFEEIAEKKNINPGARIIDQAILEPIKQIAQNAGKDGSLILYNIIRENMSGNKNIGYNAAEDRFEDLIKAGIIDPTKVVRSALEHASSAAIMFLTTEAVIVDNPEPKDNGAAGMGGGMPGMGGMY, from the coding sequence ATGAGCAAACAAATAATCTATAACGATGAAGCGCGCGCAGCTTTGAAGCGTGGCGTTGATAAATTGGCTAATGCGGTCAAGGTGACTATGGGTCCGAAGGGACGGAATGTGGTGATTGATAAGGGCTTTGGTGGTCCGACGATTACCAAGGATGGCGTGTCGGTGGCTCGTGAAATTACTTTGGAAGATAAATTTGAAAATCTAGGTGCGGAAATGATCAAGGAAGTCGCGTCAAAGACTAATGACATTGCTGGTGATGGTACTACAACGGCAACTGTTTTGGCGCAAGCGATGATTACGGAGGGAATTAAATTGGTAACGGCGGGCGTGGATCCGATTGAGCTTCGCACTGAGATGGAAAAGAAAGTGAAGTCAATTGTGGCGGAATTAAAGAAGATGAGTAAGTTGATTACGACTAAGGATGAGATTGCGCAAGTGGCTTCGATTTCTGCAAATGACAAAGAGATTGGTAATATTATTGCTGAGGCAATGGAATCAGTGGGCAAGGACGGCGTGATTACGATTGAAGAGGGTCAATCTTTTGGCGTTGAAAAAGTGGTTGTGGAAGGTATGCAATTCGATAAGGGTTATGTGTCGCCATATATGGTGACCAATCCTGAGACAATGAAGGCGGAGTATGCGAATGCGTATTTGCTTTTGACTGATAAGAAAATTTCGACAATTGGTGAGATTTTACCGTTGTTAGAAAAAATGGCGCAGAGCGGTCGCAAAGAGTTGGTGATTATCGCCGACGCTATCGAAGGTGAAGCGTTGTCAACTTTGGTGGTGAATAAATTGCGTGGCTCATTTAACGTCTTGGGCATTAAAGCTCCTGGCTTCGGTGATCGTCGCAAGGCGATGTTAGGGGACTTGGCAGTCTTGACTGGTGGTAAAATGATTTCCGAAGAGGTTGGTTTGAAATTAGAAGATGTTGAAATTGCCGATTTAGGCCAGGCAGATAAAGTGATTTCAGGCAAAGATAATACGACAATTATTGGAGGACGTGGTGATGAAAAAGAAATTAAAAATCGTGCTGATCACATAAGGAGAGAACTTGCCAATTCGAATAAAGAGTATGACATTGAAGGTTTACAAGAGCGCTTGGCAAAAATTGCCGGCGGTGTGGCGATCATCAAGGTGGGCGCAGCAACAGAGAGTGAAATGAAAGAAAAGAAAGACCGTATTGAAGATGCCTTGAACGCGACGCGTGCAGCCGTAGCTGAAGGCGTGGTGCCAGGCGGCGGACTTGCGCTTGCGCTTGCGGGAAATGCCTTCGAAGAAATTGCTGAAAAGAAAAATATCAATCCAGGTGCGCGCATCATCGACCAAGCAATCTTGGAGCCGATCAAACAAATCGCACAAAACGCTGGCAAGGATGGTTCATTGATTCTTTATAACATCATTCGTGAGAATATGAGTGGCAACAAAAATATCGGTTACAACGCTGCCGAAGATCGTTTTGAAGATTTGATCAAAGCTGGCATCATTGACCCGACCAAGGTTGTGCGTTCAGCTCTTGAACACGCGTCATCAGCAGCAATTATGTTTTTGACGACCGAGGCAGTGATTGTTGATAATCCGGAACCGAAAGATAATGGCGCTGCCGGAATGGGTGGCGGTATGCCTGGAATGGGGGGAATGTACTAG
- a CDS encoding co-chaperone GroES, whose product MNIKPLHDHVVVKPVVENEMTASGIVLPGTIDKERPERGEVIAIGEGRFSKTGERIPMCVKVGDVVVFKNYPVTEIKIDGQDLLVVKEEDIMAVIN is encoded by the coding sequence ATGAACATAAAACCATTACATGATCACGTGGTTGTTAAACCAGTAGTTGAAAATGAAATGACGGCTTCTGGAATTGTCTTGCCCGGAACCATCGACAAGGAAAGACCGGAGCGAGGAGAGGTGATAGCAATCGGCGAAGGTAGGTTTTCGAAGACTGGTGAGCGCATTCCAATGTGTGTTAAGGTTGGCGATGTGGTTGTTTTTAAAAATTATCCCGTTACTGAGATTAAGATTGATGGACAGGATTTGCTTGTTGTTAAGGAGGAAGATATCATGGCGGTAATAAATTAA
- a CDS encoding UTP--glucose-1-phosphate uridylyltransferase, with protein sequence MKIKKAIFPVAGFGTRFLPATKAQPKEMLSVVDKPVIQYLVEQVVAAGIEEIIFVTGRGKRSIEDHFDHSFELEHTLVEKNKHDLLQKVREISDMAKFSYVRQPMPLGDGHALSCAAHLVNNEPVLVMFGDTLYDYDLKSPAQQVIETYEKYGGSVVGLSEVENAKIGKFGVIDGVDVGDDVYEIKKFVEKPKPEEAPSNLAAVGIYVITPEVFDVLGTMQAGKSGEIRLADAFDIMLENKQPLYGKKLEGEWLDTGDKFNFIKATITLGMKNEEIGADLREYIKKVGESL encoded by the coding sequence ATGAAAATAAAAAAAGCAATTTTCCCGGTAGCGGGATTCGGAACCAGATTTTTGCCAGCCACAAAGGCGCAACCAAAAGAGATGTTGTCGGTAGTTGATAAGCCGGTAATTCAATATTTAGTCGAGCAAGTGGTGGCGGCAGGTATCGAAGAGATAATCTTTGTCACTGGTCGTGGCAAACGTTCGATTGAGGATCACTTTGATCATTCTTTCGAATTGGAACATACTTTGGTGGAGAAAAATAAACATGATTTATTGCAAAAAGTGCGCGAGATTAGTGACATGGCGAAGTTTTCTTATGTGCGTCAACCGATGCCCCTTGGCGATGGTCATGCTTTGAGTTGTGCGGCGCACTTGGTGAATAATGAACCAGTCTTAGTAATGTTTGGTGACACCTTGTATGACTATGATCTAAAATCACCAGCCCAGCAGGTTATCGAGACTTATGAAAAATACGGTGGCTCCGTGGTTGGTCTTTCTGAGGTAGAGAATGCGAAGATAGGGAAGTTTGGCGTGATTGATGGAGTTGATGTTGGTGACGATGTTTATGAGATTAAGAAATTTGTGGAAAAACCAAAACCAGAAGAAGCACCTTCGAATTTAGCTGCAGTGGGAATCTATGTGATCACACCAGAGGTGTTTGATGTTTTGGGCACAATGCAAGCCGGCAAATCAGGCGAGATTCGCTTGGCCGATGCTTTTGATATTATGTTGGAAAACAAACAACCGTTGTACGGAAAAAAATTGGAGGGTGAGTGGTTGGATACAGGTGATAAGTTTAATTTTATTAAGGCAACGATTACCTTGGGCATGAAGAATGAGGAGATTGGAGCGGATTTGCGGGAGTATATCAAGAAGGTTGGGGAAAGTTTATAG
- the purN gene encoding phosphoribosylglycinamide formyltransferase: MVKKRLRIGVLISGGGSNLQAIIDACESGQIDGEVVFVGSDKPDVYGLERATKHGIPSFVVDYREFKNERPSTLFGYSVLNDTISKSCGIIPSSRISNSERQSWMLNRIMAEEVLLDNIKKYEFDLLVLAGYMRNMSSFIIDEINKDSEKPRIMNIHPALLPAFPGTDGYGDTFRYGCKVGGCTVHFVDYGEDTGPIIGQQTVSIHPGDTLEMFKERGLKAEWALYRKCVQLYAENRLKVVDIGTRKVVQILPWKKNID, from the coding sequence ATGGTAAAAAAGAGATTGAGAATTGGTGTTTTGATTTCCGGTGGAGGTTCAAATTTGCAGGCAATAATTGACGCTTGTGAGAGTGGCCAAATTGACGGTGAAGTCGTTTTTGTTGGTTCTGATAAGCCAGATGTTTATGGTCTTGAAAGGGCGACAAAACACGGCATTCCGTCTTTCGTGGTTGATTATCGTGAATTTAAGAATGAACGACCCAGTACTTTGTTTGGGTACTCTGTTCTGAATGACACCATTTCTAAAAGTTGTGGGATAATCCCGTCGTCTAGAATATCCAATAGTGAGCGTCAATCATGGATGTTAAATAGAATTATGGCAGAAGAGGTGTTGTTAGACAATATTAAGAAGTATGAATTTGATCTTTTGGTTTTGGCTGGATACATGCGGAACATGTCGTCATTTATCATTGACGAGATAAACAAGGATTCAGAAAAACCGCGAATTATGAATATTCATCCAGCTCTTTTGCCAGCATTTCCCGGCACAGACGGCTATGGCGATACTTTTCGTTATGGCTGTAAAGTCGGTGGGTGCACGGTTCATTTCGTCGATTATGGCGAAGACACCGGTCCGATAATCGGTCAACAGACAGTGAGCATTCATCCTGGTGACACTCTTGAAATGTTTAAGGAAAGAGGTCTTAAGGCAGAGTGGGCGCTTTATCGGAAATGTGTACAGTTGTATGCAGAGAACAGACTGAAAGTAGTTGATATTGGCACAAGAAAAGTAGTTCAAATACTGCCCTGGAAAAAAAATATTGACTAA
- the atpG gene encoding ATP synthase F1 subunit gamma, with protein MANTKEIQRRIKSVVSTKKITRAMEMVAASKMRKAIEGVLKTRTYANLSWTTVLNLSKQAKKKYIYHPLLTPREKVNKVAIILLSSNRGLCGGFNSAIVSKAHQSIKKHQVNGEDIKTDFVVIGKKGQAIYTRYRHHVLAEFEKTDVAVSVDEVIPLATMVRDDFLRGDYDKIFVAYTDYVSAGTQIPRVKQLLPVDIDSQDEYLGIMGVDTRVGMDKSYIQDKENKYLLGSDDETYTHAFTFEPSESEVLDDMIPRLIEVQLFQAMLESNASEHSARMSAMHKATEAADDMHKELVLYYNKARQASITNEIAEIAAGAGAISK; from the coding sequence ATGGCTAATACCAAAGAAATTCAAAGAAGAATAAAATCAGTTGTTAGCACTAAGAAGATTACGCGCGCTATGGAAATGGTGGCGGCGTCCAAGATGCGCAAGGCAATTGAAGGTGTGCTTAAGACAAGAACTTATGCCAATTTGAGTTGGACAACAGTTTTGAATTTGTCTAAGCAAGCCAAGAAGAAATATATTTATCATCCCTTATTGACGCCGAGAGAAAAGGTGAACAAAGTTGCGATTATTTTGCTGAGCTCAAATCGTGGTTTGTGTGGTGGTTTTAACTCAGCGATTGTGAGTAAGGCTCATCAGTCAATTAAAAAACATCAAGTTAATGGTGAAGATATTAAAACTGATTTTGTGGTCATTGGTAAAAAAGGACAAGCTATTTATACGCGTTACCGACATCACGTCTTAGCGGAATTTGAAAAAACCGATGTCGCTGTTAGTGTTGATGAGGTCATTCCTTTGGCGACAATGGTGCGTGATGATTTTTTGAGAGGGGATTATGATAAAATATTCGTGGCCTATACTGACTACGTTAGCGCCGGCACCCAGATTCCGCGCGTGAAGCAACTATTGCCAGTTGATATTGATTCTCAAGATGAGTATCTTGGTATCATGGGCGTTGATACGCGTGTCGGTATGGATAAAAGCTATATTCAGGACAAGGAAAATAAATATTTATTAGGTAGCGATGATGAGACTTATACGCATGCGTTTACGTTTGAACCGAGTGAGAGTGAGGTTTTGGATGATATGATTCCGCGTTTGATTGAGGTGCAATTATTCCAAGCCATGCTTGAGTCGAATGCGTCCGAGCATAGTGCGCGTATGAGTGCGATGCACAAGGCAACAGAAGCAGCGGATGACATGCATAAGGAATTGGTATTGTATTACAATAAGGCAAGACAGGCAAGTATTACCAATGAGATTGCGGAAATTGCCGCCGGTGCGGGAGCGATTAGTAAATAA
- a CDS encoding glycosyltransferase family 2 protein, producing MTNISIVILNYKQKGFVMSCLKSISEADWSGLTHEVIVTDNNSDDALGEILAWQNPEVKFIQNGANLGMGAGNNAGIKQAVGDYVVIMNPDTLAQYDTFQKLYAYMEANKEVGVVGPMQLNPDQSIQDSCYRWHSFLTPLYRRTPLGKLPWAQKDVDNFLMKDFNHQTIREVDWLLGSFLFCRKSALDEIGYFDDLFFLYFEDTDLCRRFWQKDYKVVYNPEVKIIHNHARQSAQTAWYKFFTNRTTRWHIASWLKYTWKWGFKN from the coding sequence ATGACAAATATAAGTATCGTAATATTAAACTACAAACAAAAAGGTTTTGTGATGAGTTGTTTGAAGTCAATTAGTGAGGCTGATTGGAGTGGATTGACTCACGAGGTGATTGTGACTGATAATAACTCCGACGATGCCTTGGGGGAGATTTTGGCGTGGCAGAATCCAGAGGTCAAATTTATCCAGAATGGCGCTAATTTGGGTATGGGAGCAGGTAATAATGCTGGTATTAAACAAGCAGTGGGTGATTATGTAGTGATAATGAATCCAGACACCTTGGCACAGTATGATACTTTTCAAAAACTTTATGCCTATATGGAGGCAAATAAAGAGGTTGGAGTGGTGGGACCAATGCAGTTGAATCCAGATCAATCGATTCAGGACTCTTGTTATCGTTGGCATTCTTTTTTGACTCCGCTTTATCGGCGCACACCTTTGGGCAAATTACCTTGGGCGCAAAAGGATGTTGATAATTTTTTGATGAAAGATTTTAATCATCAGACGATTCGAGAGGTTGATTGGTTGTTGGGATCATTTTTATTTTGTCGCAAGAGCGCCTTGGATGAGATTGGTTATTTTGATGATTTGTTTTTTCTGTATTTTGAAGATACGGATTTGTGTCGGCGCTTCTGGCAAAAAGACTATAAGGTTGTTTATAATCCGGAGGTAAAAATAATTCATAATCATGCGCGCCAAAGCGCGCAGACGGCTTGGTATAAGTTTTTTACAAACAGAACCACGCGTTGGCATATTGCTTCGTGGTTGAAATACACTTGGAAGTGGGGATTTAAAAATTAA
- a CDS encoding glycosyltransferase family 2 protein, whose protein sequence is MENKKVAIILINYKEYAKRFLVDCIAGVRAQDYSGEIKTFIVDNETSAESFGYLAQTVPEAELILNKNNDGFSKGNNDAIKIALAQGFDFIFCLNMDTIADKSVISTIVNIFENDKKAGAVQARLMLHPETNKINSLGNATHFLGFGYSVGYNDNVKTAKVGEIKTAPICYPSGAAVMFSREVLNTIGFYDEEFWMYNEDQDLGWRVWLAGYSCLLANEAVVYHKYEFSRSIAKYYWMDRNRIVAILKNYHILTLILIFPAFLVMEIGLILFSLKSGWWKEKRKVWKYFLTPRTWVYLYKARRESQKIRQVRDADIIGIFTGRIWYQEIDDWKLRIMNPVFDFYWKVVKFIIFW, encoded by the coding sequence ATGGAAAATAAAAAAGTAGCGATTATTTTAATAAATTATAAGGAATATGCCAAGCGGTTTTTGGTGGATTGTATTGCCGGAGTGCGAGCGCAGGACTATTCTGGCGAAATTAAGACCTTTATCGTAGACAATGAGACGAGTGCGGAGAGCTTCGGTTATTTGGCGCAGACTGTCCCGGAGGCGGAGTTGATTCTGAATAAAAATAATGATGGTTTTTCTAAGGGGAATAATGATGCGATAAAGATTGCCTTGGCGCAGGGCTTTGATTTTATATTTTGCTTGAATATGGATACGATTGCGGATAAATCAGTTATCAGCACGATTGTAAATATTTTTGAGAATGATAAAAAGGCCGGGGCGGTGCAAGCGCGTTTGATGTTGCATCCGGAAACGAATAAGATCAATAGTCTTGGCAACGCAACGCACTTTTTGGGTTTTGGTTATTCGGTTGGTTATAATGACAATGTCAAAACTGCAAAGGTTGGTGAAATAAAAACAGCGCCAATTTGCTATCCTTCAGGGGCGGCAGTAATGTTTAGTCGTGAAGTCTTGAATACGATTGGTTTTTATGATGAGGAATTTTGGATGTATAATGAGGATCAGGATTTGGGCTGGCGTGTCTGGTTGGCGGGCTATTCCTGTTTGTTGGCAAATGAGGCGGTTGTGTATCATAAATATGAATTCAGCCGTTCGATTGCTAAATATTATTGGATGGACCGCAATCGCATTGTGGCGATTTTAAAAAACTATCATATCTTAACCTTAATTCTAATTTTCCCAGCCTTTTTGGTGATGGAAATTGGCTTGATTTTATTTTCCTTGAAGTCTGGTTGGTGGAAAGAGAAAAGAAAAGTCTGGAAGTATTTTTTGACACCGCGAACGTGGGTTTATTTGTATAAAGCGAGACGCGAGTCACAAAAAATACGCCAAGTTAGGGATGCTGATATTATTGGGATATTTACGGGGCGGATTTGGTATCAAGAAATCGATGATTGGAAATTGCGAATTATGAATCCGGTATTTGATTTTTATTGGAAGGTGGTTAAATTTATTATTTTTTGGTAG